A stretch of DNA from Lysinibacillus sp. B2A1:
GCATTGATATTTGCAGGAGCATTCGATTATTTGGGTAGAGATCGTGCAGTTCTTATTAAGACGGTAGAAGCAGCTTTGAAGCATGCAGAGCTAATGAGACCTACAGAAGATATAGATTGGGCATCAGCAACTGCCTTTAGCTTTGGTAAGCCCAAATATATGGAAGCTCAAGAAATGACACAAAAAGAAAAATTGATGCATGAGAAGAATAGTTTAGGGTTCTATATATCCGCACATCCTGTAACAGAAGAGCGAGTTTTCTGGCGGGAAGTCAATGTTACATGTAGGGAGTTAAAACATACACGAGATGGAACTTATGTCAAAATGATTGGCTTGATTGAAGAGGTAAAAAAAATTCGAACAAAAAAAGGGGAGCAAATGGCTTTTGCTCAACTTCAAGATGAATATGGCTTAGTGTCCATAACCTTATTTCCACAAGTATTTCAGCTTGTGCAAGAGTTTTTACAGGAGGATGAAATACTTTATATTGAGGGCACAGTGGAAAGACGTTTTGGTAAGCCACAGGTGAAAGTAAAACACGCACAAACGACGAAAAAAATATAAAAGGAAACAAGAATTTAGAAACTGCATAAATTTTTATGCAGTTTTTTCTTTACATTTATTCAGTTATTTTGTAAGCTAGTAACAACGTTAAAAGTGGTCTGACCACTTTTTGATAAGGGGAGTTAGTCGTATGGATAAAAAAACCGAACAAAAGAAAGTGTTTTTAGAAATCGTCCAACAATTACGTCAACTCATTAAAATAGAAAAAATACAAGCTGGTGAGAAGCTACCTTCTGAACGAGTTCTGTCAGAGCGTCTAGGTGTCGGGCGATCCTCTGTAAGAGAGGCATTGCGAAGTTTAGAATTGCTCGGTCTGATTGAAACAAGACATGGCGGTGGTACTTTTCTAGCATCCACTCATAAACATCAGCTCGTAGAAATACTGTCGATGTTTATATTAGAAGATGAAAAATCAAAAAAGGATGTCGAATTAACACGACAAATTCATGAAAAGGAAGCTATTCGCGTAATAAGTTGTACAGAGATTCTTCGCACACTACCTGTGTGGGACAGTTTTTTTGTGAAACTAGAAATTGAAGGTGCGGTTAATTGTCGAGATATTTTACGAGAGCTAATAATTACGGCAGGAAATCGACTTTCTTTAAAAATCTGGTTTCAATTAGCAGCCTATGATGGTGACCGTTTAAATCGAAACTCAACAGAAGAAGAAAAGTTAATCATTCAAACGATGGTGAAATCAATGCAGCTCGGCTACGAAAAAGAAGCATTAAAAGCTTATGAACAGTGGATGAATACTGAACAAAGCATTTAGACAACAAAGGGGGAGTCAAACATG
This window harbors:
- a CDS encoding GntR family transcriptional regulator, yielding MDKKTEQKKVFLEIVQQLRQLIKIEKIQAGEKLPSERVLSERLGVGRSSVREALRSLELLGLIETRHGGGTFLASTHKHQLVEILSMFILEDEKSKKDVELTRQIHEKEAIRVISCTEILRTLPVWDSFFVKLEIEGAVNCRDILRELIITAGNRLSLKIWFQLAAYDGDRLNRNSTEEEKLIIQTMVKSMQLGYEKEALKAYEQWMNTEQSI